GAGCTTGATTTCTATACCGAGCGGAAGAAAGGTCCCGTCAGTGTGGATCGGCTAAATGAACTGATGGCAGCTGCCCAGAAGAGGGCGTACAAAGAATCGCTGCAGCAGTACCATCCGTATTTCTGGGAATCGAAGCTTCATTTCTATATCACCGAAGTTCCTTTTTATAATTTCCCGTACACCTTCGGTTTCCTTTTCAGCTCCGGAATCTACGCCAGAGCATTGGCGGAAGGACCGGCCTTCGCCCCTCGCTACGAGGCTCTCCTCGGGGATACAGGCCGCATGAAGGTGGAGGATCTGGCGAAGAAACATCTTGGCGAGGACCTCACCAAGTCCGACTTCTGGCAGAGCGCCGTCGATCTCACCCTCGCCGATGCGAAGGAATTCCTAAAATTGACGGAGTAGAAGGGTAAGGCCCCTATGAGGATAGATGCGAGTTTAAGGTCATGAAGCACGGTCATGGAGCACGTGATCTGGAAAAATCTTCGCCTCTCCTCAGGGGGCCATTTTGATCCTAACCAGGTAGAAGATCTCCCGGCTCCTCTCCCATATCCCGCCCGTTCCTTCCGGAATAAAGTACTTTTCGATACCATACCGGAGATTCACTTGTTGTCCGGAATCATCGCCCCATGTTACTCTCCCTTTTAAGGAAACGTCTTGATCCCCCTTCCTCCCCCGTGTCCGGCAGACGCCGGCGGCCTCAAACACCTCTCCATGAGGCTTGAGAAGATTCCTTTCTCCACCTAACCTTTTTCCCTATTTCTTCGCGATCCGCTCTGTTACTATCTTGGATGGTCAGCTCTCTTTCCCCTGGGGCATTCCCTCTCCGGATGGATCAAAGGAGAGGCGAACGTGCGGCAGGGGACGGTTTTTCGCTTCTTCCAGGGAAAGAACATCCCGGTTGGGCAGTTGTGCGATGCACACCCGGATCTGTTGGCAGAGTTCCTCCACATCGAGCCCCCAGTGTTTGGGTCGATATTGCTCCAGATAATGGAGGGCGGTCTTCAGCATCCCTCTGGCTCCCTTTACATTTCCGTATTCATAATGGTAGAGCGCCACGGAGAGTTGGATCAAACCTTGTAAGAAGCGGTTTTGCTTCTCCGCCAACCAGATTTCCTCAAGGAGGTCGTGGCACTCATAGTACTCCCCTTTATGAAACTTTTCTAAAAAAAGATCATATTCTTTGGGATAAGAATTTCCCCATGACGGCTCCAAGACACCCCGCTACTCCCTTCTTTCATGCAGTTTAACCTAAAATCTTCGTTTCCGTTTTATCGACAGAGTGGATGTGATATAATATCCATCATGAAAAGAACTACAGGTGAAGAAAATGTCTCAACTTATTCATAATTATCCCTTATGGGCGAGCATTTGGGCCATTCTTATTGCCCAATTTCTAAAAATTCCCCTCTATTATATGCACCATAAAAAATGGGATTTCGAGCTTTTCTTCAGTACCGGAAGAATGCCGAGCTCCCATTCCGCGGCCGTTGCGGCGCTCACCGTTTCTTTAGGAATCCAGGAAGGGTGGAATTCTCCTTCATTTGCCATCGGTTTCATTCTCGCCTCGATCGTTATGTTTGACGCGGCAGGTATACGCCGCCATGCCGGTGAACATGCCGCCCTCTTAAATCAGATTTTTTTCGGCACGACAACTCCTTCAGGAGCTGCCCCCGATGAAAAAAAGAACGTAGAAGAAGAAAAGGAACCTGGGATGAAACCCCTTGAAGAACTGTTGGGACATAAGCCCATCGAAGTGGCCGGAGGAGCCCTTCTAGGGATCCTGGTCGCTCTCGCCTTAGCTTAATGTTCCCGCACCCTTCCCATTTATACTTTTCCTCTCCCCCGCCAAATGCCCCTTAAAACATGCGGTACCCATGCCGCCTCAATGCCCGAATCGCCACACTGCTTAACACCCCACCGAGGACGCCGGACAGCAGGATCACGATATCTACCCACTTGAGCCCCCCCGTGGCCACCCAGGCGATGAGAAACACGCCTCCGCTTAATACGCTGGGCAGCCATGTGGTTTTAAGGAGCATATTTAAGATGAAGCCGATTCCAAAGAATAGAACCATAAAAAGCGGAATTGAAATGATAAACTGGGCAATGTTCATCTCTGCTTTCCCCCATATCTAGCTTCCTTCTCCCCCTCAGTGTACTGAAAAGGGAAAGAGCGGTCAATCGAGAACGACCGCCCTGCCCATATCCCTTATCCATACGTCTTTTACTTTTAAAAAAGATTAACCGAATAGGCGTCCCTTCTTGAGGACCAATGAAACGCCACCCAATTTGTAGAGATAGCGCAGATCGGAGGCCTTCTTCATGAGGCGGGCCGATCCCCCTTTGAGGCGAATCTTCCCCACCACTCCGATGCCGTCACTTCTCCCCAGAGAGGCAAGAGTTCCCTGAATGGAAGGCGTAAATTCCTCCAAGGTTCCGCCTCTGAGCAAGGAGAGAAGATTCTTCGCACAATTTTCGCCTTGTTGGGTAGCGATTTGGGCCGTCGGAGGATAGGGTCTTCCTTCCTTGGTAAAGACGACGGAAGCATCGCCGATGACAAAAACATCTTCATAACCAGGCGCCCGTAAAGCTGGATCTACCTTCACCCTCCCGCGAACCGTCTCAAATCCGGCCTCCTCCAAGAGGTGGTTGCCCCGTACCCCGCCTGTCCAGATGACCGTCTTGGAAAGAATGTTCTCCCCATTGGCCAATTCAATGCCTTCGGCGGTACATGACTTAATAGGTGTATTAATCCGGAATTCAACTCCTTTGGCCTGAAGGCGCTCCATCGCATACTCCACCAGTTCTTTATCAAAGCCGGGCAGTACGGTGGGAGCCGCCTCCACACTAATGATCCGCACTTTTTCCCGCGGGATGTCAAATTGCCTACATAGATCGGGCATCCGATCCGCCAGCTCCCCGACAAATTCAATACCGGTAAATCCGGCACCTCCTACAACGATGGTTAGGTACGACTCTTGTTCCCCTTCCTCATGGTATCTCGAAAAAGTATATTCAATATGTTCACGGATGGTGCGAACGGCATTAAGGCTGGTAATGCCGAAGGCATATTCCCTTAGGCCCTGGATGCCAAAGGTCTCCGGCTCGCTCCCCAATGCAATCACCAAATAATCATAATGAAGTTCCCCATCATGGAGAATAACCCTTTTTTCTTTGGGGTCAATGGCTTCAACCGTTCCCTTCCGGAAATGGATCAGATCGGTGTTAATAATCTCGTCAATGTTTACTTTAACCGCTTCTTGGGGTGCCGTGCCCGCTGCCGGTTCGTGAAGGTGAGTGGTCATATAATGGTAATTATGCTTATTCACCAGCGTAACTTCCGCCTCATTATACTGTATATCCCTCTGTAGATGGATCGCGGTCATCAAGCCTCCATACCCGGCCCCCAAAATCAATACCTTTGGTACTGTCATTTTTATCCTTCCCCTCTCTTGCCTGAGACTTCTTTTTGACGACGGTCCCAAGCCTAGTTTCTCCTACTCCCATAAATCTTTGCAAAGACTTTGTACTTACGTTCACAAATATGTTACAATATTTATTGTAGGAGCTTTTTCACTATTTGACAAGTGAAAAAGCTCACAATAGAAATTTTTCCCCTCTCTATTCCATCCACTGATTCTAGAACAACATAAAGCATGGGAAGATCGAGATTAACGGAGGTGCCGACATGTCGGAACGGGATGAAATTGTTGACATTACCATTATCGGCGGGGGACCCGCAGGGCTATTCGCGGCCTTTTATGGGGGGATGCGCCACGCTACCGTGAAAATCATCGAAAGTATGCCGCAATTGGGGGGACAGCTGGCCGCCCTTTATCCGGAAAAATATATTTATGATGTGGCCGGATTCCCAAAGATTAAAGCACAAGATTTGGTGGAGAATCTCAAAAAACAGGCACTCTATTTTAACCCCATAATCTGCCTGGAAGAAAAAGTATTGGACTTGAAGAAGCTGGAGCAAGAAAACCTCTTTGAGCTGACAACGGATAAAGGGACGCATTATTCCCGATCCGTCATCGTGGCTGCCGGAGTCGGCGCCTTTGAACCGAGACGTTTAGAGCTAGAGGAAGCGAAACGATTTGAGAAAACAAATCTGTACTACTTCGTCAGCGATATGGAACAATTCCGGGGAGAACGGGTGGTCATTCTGGGCGGAGGCGACTCCGCAGTGGATTGGGCTCTCATGCTCGATTCGATCGCCAGCGAAGTTCATATCGTTCATCGAAGGGATAAATTCAGAGCGCATGAACATAGCGTGGAGCAATTATACCGATCCCATGTCCACATTCACACTTCTTATGAAGTAAGGAGCTTGACGGGGGAAAACAAGATCGAATCGATCACGATCGTTCATAATAAAACGGGAGAAGAGATCATCCTCCCCTTAGACGCCCTCATCGTCAACTACGGTTTTGTTTCTTCCCTCGGCCCGATTCAGAATTGGGGGCTTACCTTACAGAAGGGGGCCATTCTGGTCAATTCCAGGATGGAAACCAATATTCCCGGCGTTTACGCCGCAGGAGATATCGCTACCTATGATGGCAAGATTAAGTTGATTGCCGTAGGACTGGGGGAAGCTCCTACAGCCGTTAACAATGCGAAGAGCTATATCGATCCTACCGCCAAGGTTCAGCCAGGACACTCCAGCAGCCTCACCTTCTAACGTGACCCCTCCTCTTGGAAAGCCATCTCTTCCCGCTCGGAAAGATGGCTTTTTGCATATACTACCTACAAAACCTTTATAAATGCGCGGGAATGCGCGGGATAAAAGGAGGCGGGAACATGGGGTATATGTGTCCCCTGTGTAACGGCATGACCACCCTGTACCGGATCTGCCCATCCTGCGGCACCAGGCTGGACCATAAGGGAAGGATCGAGGAATCCTATGATCCTTACAGTCCTTATCGGGATGGAGAGGATCTAAAACGAACCAATGGATATTACGATGATCTCCTTCATCAATGCATCCACGTCGGCTATTGCCCGTATTGCAATAAAGAGCATCTCCTCTTCATTCAGGAGGAGCTCCACTAGGGCAGAGATCCTTGGCGACACGATCCTGTTTCCCCAGCTCCTTTCTTCATCATGAACCCGACTTCGCGGATCCATGAACCGAGCCGTCGCCCCGTATTGCCACAAGAAGGGAACGAGATTTATAATGTTTGTAGTCAGTTCCTTAGCCTTACGAAAGGAGATGCTTATTTGACGATAAAGATGGATTCACTACAAGATATTCGGGAGAAGGTGGAGAGGGGAGAACGCCTTACCTTTGAAGATGGGATGAGGCTGCTCACTTCGAACGACCTTTTCGCCATCGGTCAGATGGCCGATTCGGTTCGAAGGAGGAAAAGTGGCGATCATGTTTATTTTATCGTCAATACTCACCTGAATTACACCAATGTGTGCTATCTTGACTGCAAGTTGTGCGCTTTCGGAGTGAAGCCTGAAAACCCCCGCTCCTACACCCTCTCCCTGGAGGAAATCGAAAGGAAAATCATCGATATGAAAGGGAAAGGATTTACGGAACTACATATTGTTGGGGGTGTAAATCCGAAGCTTCCTTTCAGCTATTATGAAGAGATGATTCGCCTCGCCAAAAAACATCTGCCGGAGATTCATGTACAGGCGTTCACGGCCGTAGAACTGGATTACCTCGCGCGCCTTTCGAAGATCAGCATCGAAGAGGCGATCGACCGCTTGCGGGAAGCAGGGCTGGGCTCTATCTTGGGCGGTGGAGCGGAGATCTTCCACCC
The DNA window shown above is from Thermicanus aegyptius DSM 12793 and carries:
- a CDS encoding DUF309 domain-containing protein: MEPSWGNSYPKEYDLFLEKFHKGEYYECHDLLEEIWLAEKQNRFLQGLIQLSVALYHYEYGNVKGARGMLKTALHYLEQYRPKHWGLDVEELCQQIRVCIAQLPNRDVLSLEEAKNRPLPHVRLSFDPSGEGMPQGKES
- a CDS encoding divergent PAP2 family protein, whose protein sequence is MSQLIHNYPLWASIWAILIAQFLKIPLYYMHHKKWDFELFFSTGRMPSSHSAAVAALTVSLGIQEGWNSPSFAIGFILASIVMFDAAGIRRHAGEHAALLNQIFFGTTTPSGAAPDEKKNVEEEKEPGMKPLEELLGHKPIEVAGGALLGILVALALA
- a CDS encoding YuiB family protein encodes the protein MNIAQFIISIPLFMVLFFGIGFILNMLLKTTWLPSVLSGGVFLIAWVATGGLKWVDIVILLSGVLGGVLSSVAIRALRRHGYRMF
- a CDS encoding NAD(P)/FAD-dependent oxidoreductase, with amino-acid sequence MTVPKVLILGAGYGGLMTAIHLQRDIQYNEAEVTLVNKHNYHYMTTHLHEPAAGTAPQEAVKVNIDEIINTDLIHFRKGTVEAIDPKEKRVILHDGELHYDYLVIALGSEPETFGIQGLREYAFGITSLNAVRTIREHIEYTFSRYHEEGEQESYLTIVVGGAGFTGIEFVGELADRMPDLCRQFDIPREKVRIISVEAAPTVLPGFDKELVEYAMERLQAKGVEFRINTPIKSCTAEGIELANGENILSKTVIWTGGVRGNHLLEEAGFETVRGRVKVDPALRAPGYEDVFVIGDASVVFTKEGRPYPPTAQIATQQGENCAKNLLSLLRGGTLEEFTPSIQGTLASLGRSDGIGVVGKIRLKGGSARLMKKASDLRYLYKLGGVSLVLKKGRLFG
- a CDS encoding NAD(P)/FAD-dependent oxidoreductase, coding for MSERDEIVDITIIGGGPAGLFAAFYGGMRHATVKIIESMPQLGGQLAALYPEKYIYDVAGFPKIKAQDLVENLKKQALYFNPIICLEEKVLDLKKLEQENLFELTTDKGTHYSRSVIVAAGVGAFEPRRLELEEAKRFEKTNLYYFVSDMEQFRGERVVILGGGDSAVDWALMLDSIASEVHIVHRRDKFRAHEHSVEQLYRSHVHIHTSYEVRSLTGENKIESITIVHNKTGEEIILPLDALIVNYGFVSSLGPIQNWGLTLQKGAILVNSRMETNIPGVYAAGDIATYDGKIKLIAVGLGEAPTAVNNAKSYIDPTAKVQPGHSSSLTF
- the mqnE gene encoding aminofutalosine synthase MqnE codes for the protein MTIKMDSLQDIREKVERGERLTFEDGMRLLTSNDLFAIGQMADSVRRRKSGDHVYFIVNTHLNYTNVCYLDCKLCAFGVKPENPRSYTLSLEEIERKIIDMKGKGFTELHIVGGVNPKLPFSYYEEMIRLAKKHLPEIHVQAFTAVELDYLARLSKISIEEAIDRLREAGLGSILGGGAEIFHPEVRSIISGHKTNAERWFEIHERIHRLGMRSNASILYGSIEKPEHVIDHLLRLRALQDKTGGFDAFFGFAFHPENTKLAEEYGITGETTGLYDLKLLAIARLMLDNFPHIRAFWMMIGLKLAQISLYFGVDDLDGTVMEEQIVHDAGAETPQMTPKETFIQMIREAGRIPVERDTLYHVLRTY